One genomic window of Clostridioides sp. ES-S-0054-01 includes the following:
- a CDS encoding MFS transporter — protein MESNNISKSQKGFFRGWLVVFAGLILMISVYGIVNNCASLFIKPVTEDLGFSRSEFSLYYTVIALSTMAIALFMGKLTKKFKLKNIMFVGCVLAGIGYIGYSYANSIYAFYLMSIFSGLGLGMTTLTPLSIIISNWFLEKRGLALGLTFMGSGVGGMIFNPIANYIILNYSWRQSYLVLGIIILVTTIPVVLIFMYEKPSDKGLLPYGHNNSPENVLNASVKGIMLGDAIKTKIFWIMLMGLILITIIAMGVQMHIASYLTDIGYPSTFAASVISINMGVVILGKILLGYVFDKVGCEKGVILVGLQVFLGVLALLFASKYPAIIVFIICWGIGNCMGTIVPALITSEIFGKKDYSTIVGVVNAVVLLGAALGSAVTGRLYDMSGGYTLAWMTYLVLTVIMVGLILISLALGKKKKLKEV, from the coding sequence ATGGAATCAAATAATATATCTAAGTCACAAAAAGGATTTTTTAGAGGATGGTTAGTTGTATTTGCTGGTCTAATATTAATGATATCTGTTTATGGAATAGTAAATAATTGTGCAAGTTTATTTATAAAACCTGTAACAGAAGACTTAGGTTTTTCTAGGTCTGAATTTTCTCTTTATTATACAGTAATTGCTTTATCTACTATGGCAATAGCACTCTTTATGGGGAAGTTAACAAAAAAATTTAAATTGAAAAATATAATGTTTGTAGGATGTGTATTGGCAGGAATTGGTTATATAGGATATTCATATGCAAACAGTATATATGCTTTTTATTTAATGAGTATATTTTCAGGTTTGGGGTTAGGTATGACAACTCTAACTCCTCTATCAATAATAATAAGCAATTGGTTTTTAGAAAAAAGAGGGCTAGCCTTAGGTTTAACTTTTATGGGAAGTGGAGTAGGTGGTATGATATTTAATCCTATAGCTAACTATATAATCTTAAATTATAGTTGGAGACAATCATATTTAGTATTGGGAATAATAATATTAGTTACAACTATACCAGTAGTTTTGATATTTATGTATGAAAAACCGAGTGATAAAGGTCTATTGCCATATGGACATAATAATTCTCCTGAAAACGTTTTAAATGCTTCTGTAAAAGGAATTATGCTTGGAGATGCTATAAAAACTAAAATATTTTGGATTATGCTTATGGGACTGATTTTGATTACAATAATAGCTATGGGAGTACAAATGCATATTGCATCTTACTTGACTGATATAGGGTATCCTTCAACTTTTGCAGCAAGTGTTATATCTATAAACATGGGAGTAGTTATATTAGGTAAAATACTTCTAGGTTATGTGTTTGATAAAGTAGGATGTGAGAAAGGTGTTATACTTGTTGGGTTGCAGGTATTTTTAGGGGTATTGGCTTTATTATTTGCTAGTAAGTATCCAGCTATAATAGTGTTTATTATATGTTGGGGAATTGGAAACTGTATGGGGACTATTGTACCTGCTCTCATCACATCAGAGATATTTGGAAAAAAAGATTATTCAACAATAGTTGGTGTAGTAAATGCAGTAGTTTTATTAGGAGCAGCTTTAGGTTCAGCTGTTACAGGAAGGTTATATGATATGTCTGGAGGATATACATTAGCATGGATGACATATCTGGTATTGACTGTAATTATGGTTGGTTTGATATTAATAAGCTTAGCTTTAGGAAAAAAGAAAAAGTTAAAAGAGGTTTAA
- a CDS encoding amidohydrolase, whose translation MKNDLINCVDKYKKDLVEMAKGIWENPETSYEEYFASGVQKKYLEENGFNVNTVQGIETAFVAEFGEGRPVIGILGEYDALPGLSQKVSLTKEAVTESGAGHGCGHNLLGVGGVGAVVALKEVMERENIKGTIKYFGCPAEEGGVGKCNMYKKGCFRDIDCAFSWHPFDINSPWRPSSLSNFSMKFRFKGITSHAAQSPHTGRSALDAVELMNVGANYLREHILDSIRMHYVITNGGERPNIVPGSAESWYFLRGKKASDVKSTLDRLVKVAKGAAMMTETEMEYEVIDAMYDYLPNQSLTDIVSENMRMVGVPNFKAEDLKFAHKLANTITKEERRNVATSFQGNPNIVEKYLHDDIVDFEDYKYKNVSGSTDVGDISYIVPTAQFVMAAWPIGTAAHTWQACSSSGSNVGFEAMLCAAKVLACSAYDILMDKEKLEKSKEEFTKSLDGFEYKPLV comes from the coding sequence ATGAAAAATGATTTAATTAATTGTGTTGATAAATATAAAAAAGATTTAGTAGAAATGGCAAAAGGAATATGGGAAAATCCAGAGACTTCATATGAAGAATATTTTGCAAGCGGTGTACAAAAGAAGTACTTAGAAGAAAATGGATTTAATGTAAATACTGTACAAGGAATAGAAACTGCCTTTGTAGCAGAGTTTGGAGAAGGTAGACCTGTGATAGGGATATTGGGAGAATACGATGCCTTACCAGGATTATCTCAAAAGGTATCTTTAACTAAAGAAGCTGTAACTGAATCTGGAGCAGGTCATGGGTGTGGTCATAATCTGTTAGGAGTAGGAGGAGTAGGAGCAGTAGTAGCATTAAAAGAAGTTATGGAGAGGGAAAATATCAAAGGAACTATAAAATATTTTGGATGTCCAGCTGAAGAAGGAGGAGTAGGAAAATGTAATATGTATAAAAAAGGATGTTTTAGAGACATAGATTGTGCATTTAGTTGGCATCCTTTTGATATAAATAGTCCCTGGAGACCATCTAGTTTATCAAATTTTTCTATGAAATTTAGATTTAAAGGAATTACTTCTCATGCAGCACAATCTCCACATACTGGTAGAAGTGCACTTGATGCTGTTGAACTTATGAATGTAGGTGCTAATTATCTAAGAGAACACATATTGGATTCTATACGTATGCATTACGTAATAACTAATGGAGGAGAAAGACCAAATATAGTTCCTGGCTCTGCAGAGTCATGGTATTTCTTAAGAGGTAAAAAAGCATCAGATGTAAAGAGTACTCTTGATAGATTAGTAAAAGTTGCTAAGGGTGCAGCAATGATGACAGAAACAGAGATGGAATATGAAGTTATAGACGCAATGTATGATTATTTACCTAATCAAAGTTTGACAGATATTGTATCTGAGAATATGAGGATGGTAGGAGTACCAAACTTTAAAGCTGAAGATTTAAAGTTTGCTCACAAATTAGCAAATACAATTACAAAAGAAGAAAGACGAAATGTAGCAACTTCATTTCAAGGTAACCCTAATATAGTAGAAAAATATCTACATGATGATATTGTCGACTTTGAAGATTATAAATACAAAAATGTATCTGGTTCAACTGATGTGGGAGATATAAGTTATATAGTACCAACTGCACAGTTTGTTATGGCGGCATGGCCTATTGGTACAGCAGCTCATACTTGGCAAGCCTGTTCGTCATCCGGTTCTAATGTAGGTTTTGAGGCAATGCTATGTGCAGCAAAAGTGCTTGCTTGTTCTGCATATGATATCTTAATGGACAAAGAAAAGCTTGAAAAATCAAAAGAAGAATTTACAAAATCTTTGGATGGATTTGAGTATAAACCATTGGTATAA
- a CDS encoding sigma 54-interacting transcriptional regulator, producing the protein MKKIILAGINDKLKKAYKLQLEDVLGEIAEIETYDIEDSNLSNCDVIVAMNYLDEQIVDKWVKKNTEKLVLVKTMYTKQSIEKLKQIPRGKRVLIITPEWIYALECITILKNLGINHIEFVPYHKELFGVYIENVDTAIYLGESFYTPDFITNFIDIGWREIVYNAYLEILKKLGISQNEVSAKLDVVKENVYSEDDIDIKAIMKNLMYKNRVHHLINSIPIGMIILNQDKTIELYNEYARRLLNIKESNVGKDLSEIKLLLNIYNLFKRTNLKKNIYYSDKTLNKEFIVSKNSIDFMGKNYQEAIFIDEVFDAHKGNTGKINKSYLAKYTFNDIVGNSQKNKEAIEYAKKYSKIDSTVLILGQTGTGKELYAHSIHNYSNKNNRPFISINCTAIPDELLESELFGYESGSFTGASSQGKKGLFEIANGGTIFLDEIGDTSQLFQVKLLRVLQEKEIVKIGGYEKIRLDIRVIAATNKTINELRNSKYFRKDLFYRLSTCILSIPSLEERKEDIPVLCNYFLENIGYKHKKMDSKLKKFLHEYKWDGNVRELKNCIEYVGNFGGELLTIDDLPMIYKDSYKNKYYEDKEPTLNIYENNLNLCKNNCEDNQNILNKINTIDDINFEKTNEDTNTVQRDSKIYFENLSQQDNIVAFEIMRILYKEKCGRRAIVKKLQSKNINSSEHNVRVIMNFLESEGYIDKSIGRNGSHLEEKGKKWVDKNL; encoded by the coding sequence ATGAAAAAGATTATTTTGGCTGGTATAAATGACAAGTTAAAAAAAGCATATAAATTACAACTTGAAGATGTATTGGGGGAAATTGCAGAAATAGAAACTTATGATATAGAAGATTCAAACTTGTCAAATTGTGATGTCATAGTAGCAATGAACTATTTAGATGAACAGATAGTAGATAAATGGGTGAAGAAAAATACAGAAAAATTAGTTTTAGTAAAAACAATGTACACAAAACAATCCATAGAAAAATTGAAACAAATTCCAAGAGGAAAAAGAGTACTTATTATAACTCCTGAATGGATATATGCTTTAGAATGTATAACTATATTGAAAAATTTGGGGATAAATCATATTGAATTTGTACCATACCATAAAGAATTATTTGGAGTATATATAGAAAATGTGGACACTGCTATTTATTTGGGTGAAAGCTTTTATACTCCAGATTTTATTACAAACTTTATTGACATTGGTTGGAGAGAAATAGTATATAATGCTTATTTAGAAATATTGAAAAAACTAGGAATATCCCAAAATGAAGTATCAGCTAAATTAGATGTAGTAAAAGAGAATGTATATAGTGAAGATGATATTGATATTAAAGCTATTATGAAAAATTTGATGTATAAGAATAGAGTACATCATTTAATTAATTCAATACCAATAGGTATGATAATTTTAAATCAAGATAAAACTATAGAGTTATATAATGAATATGCAAGAAGATTACTTAATATAAAAGAGAGTAATGTAGGTAAAGATTTAAGTGAAATCAAATTATTACTAAATATATATAATCTATTTAAACGTACAAATCTCAAGAAAAATATATACTATTCAGATAAAACTTTAAATAAAGAATTCATAGTAAGTAAAAACAGTATAGATTTTATGGGGAAAAATTATCAAGAGGCTATATTTATAGATGAAGTCTTTGATGCACATAAAGGTAATACTGGAAAGATAAATAAATCTTATTTGGCTAAGTATACATTTAATGATATAGTAGGGAACTCACAAAAGAATAAAGAAGCTATAGAGTATGCTAAAAAATACTCTAAAATAGATTCAACTGTCTTAATATTGGGGCAAACTGGAACAGGAAAAGAATTATATGCTCATTCTATTCATAATTATTCAAATAAAAATAATAGACCTTTTATTTCAATAAATTGTACAGCAATACCAGATGAGTTACTTGAAAGTGAATTATTTGGTTATGAAAGCGGTAGTTTTACAGGTGCTAGCTCTCAAGGGAAAAAAGGGTTATTTGAGATAGCTAATGGAGGAACTATATTTTTGGATGAGATAGGAGATACAAGTCAGTTATTTCAAGTAAAACTTTTAAGAGTGTTACAAGAGAAGGAAATAGTTAAAATTGGTGGATATGAAAAAATTAGATTGGATATAAGAGTAATTGCTGCTACCAACAAGACTATAAATGAACTTAGAAATTCTAAATATTTCAGAAAAGATTTATTTTATAGACTCAGTACCTGTATATTGAGTATACCTTCACTTGAAGAACGTAAAGAAGATATACCTGTGTTATGCAATTATTTTCTAGAGAACATTGGCTACAAACATAAAAAGATGGATAGTAAATTGAAAAAGTTTTTGCATGAATATAAATGGGATGGGAATGTACGAGAATTAAAGAATTGTATTGAGTATGTTGGAAATTTTGGTGGAGAATTACTCACTATAGACGATTTACCTATGATATACAAAGACTCTTATAAAAATAAATATTATGAAGATAAAGAACCTACTTTAAATATATATGAAAACAATCTAAATCTATGTAAAAATAATTGTGAAGATAATCAAAATATACTAAATAAGATTAATACTATTGATGATATAAATTTTGAAAAAACTAACGAAGATACTAATACTGTACAAAGAGATAGTAAAATATATTTTGAGAATTTAAGTCAGCAGGATAATATTGTAGCATTTGAGATTATGAGAATCCTGTATAAAGAAAAATGTGGCAGAAGGGCGATAGTAAAAAAACTACAATCAAAAAACATAAACTCAAGTGAGCATAATGTTAGAGTAATTATGAATTTTTTAGAGTCAGAGGGATATATAGATAAAAGTATTGGGAGAAATGGGAGTCACCTTGAAGAAAAAGGCAAGAAATGGGTTGATAAAAACTTATAA
- a CDS encoding HAD family phosphatase — translation MIKLIATDLDGTLLDEKSEINPEFYRVFKKLREKGIMFSAASGRQYQNLIKKFEDIKDDMMFISENGTLVVYKGKEILSNPLDKELVNEIIETTRSIKGKKIVMSGKKYAYIESKDEAFIEEVSTYYEKFKVVDDLTKVEGDVLKIAVFDFKGAEHNNSIYFEKFSDRAQVCISGVEWLDLTAKGANKGSAIRKVQKMLDIKYEETMVFGDQLNDLEMMKSAYHSYAMENANEHLKQIARFRAKKNTENGVIDKIKEVIKIG, via the coding sequence ATGATAAAATTAATAGCAACAGACTTAGATGGAACTTTATTGGATGAAAAGAGCGAAATAAATCCAGAGTTTTATAGAGTATTTAAAAAATTAAGAGAGAAGGGGATAATGTTTTCTGCGGCAAGTGGTAGGCAGTATCAAAATCTTATAAAAAAATTTGAAGATATAAAAGATGATATGATGTTTATCTCAGAAAATGGAACACTTGTAGTATATAAAGGAAAAGAAATATTATCAAATCCTTTGGATAAAGAGTTAGTAAATGAAATCATAGAGACGACAAGAAGTATAAAAGGGAAAAAAATTGTAATGAGTGGCAAAAAATATGCCTATATAGAAAGTAAAGATGAAGCATTTATAGAAGAAGTTAGCACTTACTATGAAAAGTTTAAAGTTGTAGATGACTTGACTAAGGTAGAAGGTGATGTATTAAAGATAGCTGTATTTGACTTCAAAGGTGCAGAACATAACAATAGCATCTATTTTGAAAAGTTTTCTGATAGAGCCCAAGTGTGTATTTCTGGAGTAGAATGGCTTGATTTAACTGCAAAAGGTGCAAATAAAGGAAGTGCTATAAGAAAAGTACAAAAAATGTTAGATATAAAATATGAAGAAACTATGGTATTTGGTGACCAATTAAATGACTTAGAAATGATGAAGAGTGCTTATCATAGTTATGCTATGGAAAATGCAAATGAGCATTTGAAACAAATTGCTAGGTTCAGAGCAAAAAAAAATACTGAAAATGGTGTTATAGATAAGATAAAAGAGGTCATAAAAATTGGATAA